A genomic stretch from Petrimonas mucosa includes:
- a CDS encoding IS5 family transposase: MIRYKSSRQLSISEFKMPFEAKLDENNRWVILSKIVPWEEFARLYYKNFKSNRGAPTKDARLVLGVIIIKHIMKSDDRGVIEMIQENPYMQYFLGLEAFTYEQVMTPSLLVSIRKRIDLDVFESLTDDLIRKGLKLKAGANQEVVDKDAKDEEDDNDDDPDPHPGNKGKLQMDATVCDADIKYPTDLDLLNESRQKAEELIDELCLKLGIKDKPRTYRRVARKDFLNVSKMKRKPANVLRKAIRKQINYLKRDVRTINGILDTIKDKPIPFDRRQLKYFFVIQHLLEQQETMYKKKSHQVEDRIVNIHQPHVRPIVRGKAKAKTEFGAKINISLLDGYARVDHFHWDAFNEGQDLQSQVERFRKLTGKYPELVQVDKIYLTRENRRFLKEKRIRYTGEPLGRKPAKEIKSRYQKRKERRETAERNQVEGKFGQGKRGYGLNDIRARLSSTSRSWIGAIIFVMNLIRHMRDIPLPYFVSLLQKLMIVRNINIYPLGPQMKLCA, encoded by the coding sequence ATGATACGATACAAGAGCTCCAGGCAGCTTTCAATTTCAGAGTTCAAGATGCCCTTTGAGGCAAAACTGGATGAGAATAACCGGTGGGTTATTCTTTCAAAAATAGTTCCCTGGGAAGAGTTCGCCCGGCTTTATTACAAGAACTTCAAAAGCAACCGGGGTGCCCCCACCAAAGATGCCAGGCTTGTGCTGGGAGTAATCATCATCAAGCACATCATGAAGAGTGACGACCGTGGAGTAATAGAGATGATACAGGAGAACCCCTACATGCAGTATTTTCTTGGTCTCGAAGCTTTCACCTATGAACAGGTGATGACACCGTCACTGCTGGTCTCCATCAGAAAGCGAATCGACCTTGATGTCTTTGAATCATTGACGGACGACTTGATAAGAAAAGGGTTGAAGCTAAAAGCCGGGGCAAATCAAGAAGTGGTTGACAAGGATGCGAAGGATGAAGAAGATGATAATGATGACGATCCCGATCCGCATCCCGGGAACAAGGGGAAGCTCCAAATGGATGCAACGGTCTGTGATGCGGATATCAAGTATCCCACCGATCTGGATCTGCTGAACGAGAGCCGCCAGAAGGCAGAAGAGCTGATCGATGAGTTGTGTTTGAAACTGGGTATTAAAGATAAACCCCGTACATACAGAAGGGTTGCACGCAAGGATTTTTTGAATGTGTCGAAAATGAAGAGAAAACCAGCCAACGTGTTACGAAAAGCGATACGCAAGCAGATCAACTACCTGAAACGGGATGTGCGGACTATCAACGGGATACTGGACACCATAAAGGATAAACCGATTCCCTTCGACCGGCGGCAACTAAAGTATTTTTTTGTCATCCAGCATCTGCTGGAACAACAGGAGACGATGTATAAGAAGAAGAGCCATCAAGTAGAAGATCGCATAGTGAACATTCATCAGCCACATGTTCGCCCCATCGTCCGTGGTAAAGCCAAGGCCAAGACGGAGTTTGGCGCCAAGATCAACATCAGCCTGCTGGATGGCTATGCCAGGGTAGATCATTTCCACTGGGATGCGTTCAATGAGGGGCAGGATCTTCAGTCACAGGTTGAACGCTTCAGGAAGCTGACAGGGAAGTATCCGGAGCTGGTTCAGGTGGACAAGATATATCTTACCCGGGAGAACAGACGGTTCTTGAAAGAGAAAAGAATCCGCTACACCGGGGAACCACTGGGACGAAAGCCGGCAAAAGAGATCAAGAGCAGATACCAAAAACGTAAAGAGCGACGAGAGACGGCGGAACGCAACCAGGTTGAAGGGAAGTTTGGACAGGGCAAGCGTGGATATGGTTTAAATGATATCCGGGCCAGACTCTCCTCGACGTCAAGGAGTTGGATAGGGGCTATCATTTTTGTGATGAATCTGATCCGGCATATGAGGGATATTCCCTTACCTTATTTTGTCTCGTTACTACAGAAGTTAATGATAGTGAGAAATATAAACATTTATCCACTCGGGCCACAAATGAAATTGTGTGCCTGA
- a CDS encoding ISAs1 family transposase produces MTSPATSLHRYFECIPDHRINRNKKHLLSDIIILSILAVICGAESWDSIELFGKTKLSFLKTFLKLPNGIPSHDTINRVFSSLRPRLFEEAFIKWVDSLKDEHITKEVISLDGKCIKGSKDSFHEKNPIYMVSAWASENQLVLGQLKVDEKSNEITAIPLLLDLLDIEGSIITIDAIGTQTKIAEKIIENKADYILSVKGNQKELLSQVEDSFNRHNPDSVDQVTEKGHGRIETRTCEIISNLGFIDNREHWKGLKTIVRITAHRDTGKKQETETRFYISSVIDQAANFNTFIRQHWGIENKLHWTLDMVFDEDRQRKRAKNSAQNFSFIRKIALNLLKQDTSKGSLVSKRLKAGWDDNFLLQLLKI; encoded by the coding sequence ATGACAAGTCCAGCCACTTCTTTGCACCGGTATTTTGAGTGCATTCCCGACCACCGAATCAACAGGAACAAGAAACACCTGCTATCCGACATCATAATCCTGTCGATACTCGCCGTTATTTGTGGGGCGGAATCGTGGGATTCAATTGAACTTTTCGGCAAGACAAAACTTTCATTCCTGAAAACGTTCCTCAAACTGCCCAACGGTATCCCCTCACACGATACGATTAACAGGGTGTTTTCCAGTTTACGTCCACGTCTTTTTGAAGAAGCTTTCATCAAATGGGTTGATTCTTTAAAGGATGAGCATATCACAAAAGAGGTTATCAGCTTGGACGGCAAGTGTATAAAAGGGTCCAAAGACAGCTTTCATGAAAAGAACCCCATCTACATGGTCAGCGCCTGGGCATCAGAAAACCAATTGGTCCTGGGCCAACTCAAGGTGGATGAGAAAAGCAATGAGATCACGGCCATCCCGTTATTGCTGGACCTGCTTGACATAGAAGGAAGCATTATTACCATAGATGCCATTGGTACCCAAACGAAGATTGCTGAAAAAATCATAGAAAATAAAGCGGATTATATCCTTTCGGTCAAGGGTAACCAGAAAGAGCTTTTGTCCCAGGTGGAGGACAGTTTCAACCGGCATAATCCGGACTCGGTCGATCAGGTGACGGAAAAAGGGCACGGACGGATTGAAACACGTACCTGTGAAATTATCTCGAACCTGGGTTTCATCGACAACAGGGAACACTGGAAAGGACTCAAGACGATTGTCAGGATTACTGCCCACAGGGACACGGGTAAAAAACAGGAGACCGAAACCCGTTTCTACATTAGCAGTGTCATTGACCAAGCAGCAAACTTCAACACTTTTATACGTCAGCACTGGGGCATTGAAAACAAACTCCACTGGACATTGGACATGGTTTTTGACGAAGACCGGCAAAGGAAAAGGGCGAAGAACTCCGCCCAAAACTTTTCCTTCATCAGAAAAATAGCACTCAACCTTCTAAAACAAGACACATCGAAGGGTTCTTTGGTTTCAAAACGTCTCAAGGCCGGGTGGGATGACAACTTTTTGCTACAGTTGTTGAAAATTTAA
- a CDS encoding IS30 family transposase has protein sequence MKKYKQLTSEQRYAIYLGLENGDTQRTIASLIGASPSAVSRELQRNKDKRGGYSWRLAHEMAMERRERLPGNRSTPEWIKQKVIRLVRKDWSPGQISGHLRKKENIRVSHETIYKWIREDKKAGGDLYKHCRHRLKHRKRPVGSVRGIPNRRSIRERPVEADGKRFGDFEMNTMIGADQSEAILTVTERKTNLVMIGELPRGRDSKGLAKVLCRMLLPYKDVIRTITTDNGLEFAAHERITEMLEAPVYFTDPYSAWQKGSIENANKLIRQYIPKGASFKNYPPDRLKRIQHRLNERPRKKLDFNTPKVEFYKQLM, from the coding sequence ATGAAAAAATACAAACAGTTAACTTCAGAACAAAGGTACGCGATTTATTTAGGTTTAGAAAACGGTGACACCCAGCGGACGATCGCGAGCTTGATAGGTGCCAGTCCTTCAGCGGTGTCCAGGGAGTTGCAGCGCAACAAGGACAAGCGCGGGGGCTACTCGTGGCGACTGGCCCACGAGATGGCGATGGAGAGAAGGGAACGCCTGCCCGGCAACCGGTCCACCCCGGAATGGATCAAACAAAAGGTGATCCGGCTCGTGCGCAAGGACTGGTCGCCCGGGCAAATCAGCGGACACCTGAGAAAGAAGGAGAATATCCGGGTCTCCCACGAGACCATCTACAAGTGGATCCGGGAGGACAAGAAGGCCGGGGGCGACCTTTACAAGCATTGCCGTCACAGGCTCAAGCACCGCAAGAGACCGGTGGGCTCCGTTAGAGGCATCCCCAACCGCAGGAGCATCCGGGAAAGGCCCGTGGAGGCCGACGGGAAGCGCTTCGGCGACTTCGAGATGAACACGATGATAGGGGCCGACCAGTCGGAGGCGATACTGACGGTGACGGAAAGGAAGACGAACCTCGTGATGATCGGGGAACTGCCCCGCGGAAGGGACTCGAAAGGGTTGGCCAAGGTGCTGTGCCGCATGTTGCTACCCTACAAGGACGTGATAAGGACGATCACCACGGACAACGGCTTGGAGTTCGCGGCGCACGAACGGATCACGGAGATGCTGGAAGCCCCGGTGTACTTCACCGACCCCTATTCGGCATGGCAAAAAGGATCGATCGAAAACGCGAACAAGCTCATCCGGCAATACATCCCCAAGGGGGCGTCCTTCAAGAACTATCCACCCGACAGATTGAAGCGGATACAGCACAGGCTGAATGAAAGACCGAGGAAAAAATTGGACTTTAACACACCCAAAGTTGAGTTTTACAAACAATTAATGTAA
- the thiL gene encoding thiamine-phosphate kinase, which yields MRTEISTLGEFGLIDHLTKEIQLTQPTTRKGVGDDAAVIDNGGKHTLVTTDLLLEGIHFDLTYVPLKHLGYKAAIVNFSDIYAMNGKPQQITVSLGISQRFSVEDLETFYAGVLLACEIYGVDLVGGDTSSSLTGFSISITCIGTADEEKIVYRNGAKDTDLIYVSGDLGAAYMGLQLLEREKAVFGEKGNADFQPDFSGKEYILERQLKPEARRDIVRILSENGIVPTSMIDVSDGLSSDILHICKQSNAGCRIFEERLPIDYQTALMAETFNMNVTTVALNGGEDYELLFTVPLSLHDKMSTLPGIHLVGHITKPDEGCYLVTRDGQEMKLKAQGWNPLEK from the coding sequence ATGCGCACAGAAATAAGCACGCTAGGAGAGTTTGGACTGATAGACCACCTCACCAAGGAGATCCAACTTACACAGCCCACAACCAGAAAAGGTGTAGGTGACGATGCCGCCGTAATCGACAACGGCGGGAAACATACGCTTGTCACCACCGACCTGTTGCTCGAAGGCATCCATTTCGACCTGACCTACGTCCCGCTGAAACACTTGGGATACAAAGCGGCAATTGTCAACTTTTCCGACATCTATGCGATGAACGGAAAACCTCAACAGATAACAGTTTCACTGGGTATATCCCAACGCTTTTCGGTGGAGGATCTGGAGACATTCTATGCCGGAGTGTTGCTGGCCTGCGAGATCTACGGTGTTGATCTGGTGGGTGGCGACACCTCCTCGTCGCTGACAGGGTTTTCAATCTCGATAACCTGTATCGGTACAGCCGATGAAGAGAAGATCGTCTACCGCAATGGGGCCAAAGATACCGATCTGATTTATGTATCGGGCGATCTGGGAGCGGCGTACATGGGGTTGCAGCTACTTGAACGTGAGAAGGCTGTTTTCGGGGAGAAGGGAAATGCAGATTTCCAACCCGATTTCTCCGGCAAGGAGTATATCCTGGAGCGTCAGCTCAAGCCTGAGGCCCGGAGAGATATCGTCCGGATACTGTCGGAGAACGGGATCGTTCCCACATCCATGATCGACGTATCCGACGGGCTTTCATCAGACATCCTCCATATCTGCAAGCAGAGCAACGCGGGTTGCCGCATTTTTGAGGAGCGGCTTCCCATCGATTACCAGACTGCCCTGATGGCCGAAACGTTCAATATGAACGTCACAACCGTCGCATTGAATGGCGGAGAGGATTACGAACTGCTCTTTACCGTTCCCCTCTCTCTCCACGACAAGATGTCTACCCTGCCCGGCATACACTTGGTAGGCCACATCACCAAACCTGATGAAGGGTGCTATCTGGTTACCCGCGACGGGCAGGAGATGAAATTGAAGGCGCAAGGATGGAATCCGTTGGAAAAATAA
- a CDS encoding purine-nucleoside phosphorylase, whose product MLEAIKQTADYLKNRIGDVPNTAIILGTGLGELAREITDKTEIPYTEIPNFPVSTVEGHSGKLIIGNLGSKRVLAMQGRFHYYEGYNMKQVTFPIRVFKALGVEYLFVSNAAGGMNPSFDVGDIMLIEDHINMFPEHPLHGKNYNELGTRFPDMSEAYNKELRLMAMEIAKEKNIKLQHGVYVGVSGPTFETPAEYHFFRVIGGDAVGMSTVPEVIVANHAKMKVLAFSIITDLGVIGKIVEVTHEEVQEAAKIAQPKMAEIMRTIVERI is encoded by the coding sequence ATGTTAGAAGCAATCAAACAAACAGCCGATTATCTAAAAAATAGAATCGGAGATGTGCCCAATACCGCCATCATTTTAGGAACCGGACTTGGAGAACTTGCCCGGGAGATTACCGACAAGACCGAAATTCCATACACAGAGATCCCCAATTTCCCCGTCTCTACCGTAGAGGGGCACAGTGGGAAACTCATCATCGGCAATCTGGGCAGCAAAAGGGTGCTGGCCATGCAGGGACGATTCCACTATTACGAAGGGTACAACATGAAACAGGTAACATTTCCAATCCGTGTTTTCAAGGCACTGGGAGTGGAATACCTCTTTGTATCCAACGCTGCCGGCGGTATGAATCCCAGCTTCGACGTAGGCGACATCATGCTTATCGAAGACCACATCAACATGTTTCCCGAACATCCGCTTCACGGGAAGAACTACAACGAGCTGGGAACACGGTTCCCCGATATGAGTGAGGCCTACAACAAGGAACTCCGGTTAATGGCCATGGAGATTGCAAAAGAGAAAAATATCAAGTTGCAGCATGGTGTCTATGTCGGCGTTTCCGGACCCACTTTTGAAACTCCTGCCGAGTACCATTTCTTCCGCGTTATCGGAGGTGATGCCGTAGGCATGTCTACCGTTCCGGAAGTTATCGTTGCCAACCATGCCAAAATGAAGGTTCTGGCCTTTTCCATCATTACCGATTTGGGTGTCATCGGAAAGATCGTGGAAGTGACACACGAAGAGGTCCAGGAAGCTGCAAAAATCGCCCAGCCCAAGATGGCGGAGATTATGCGGACCATAGTGGAAAGGATATAA
- the lpxK gene encoding tetraacyldisaccharide 4'-kinase: protein MELPPPNIRRSLLPLSWLYGLGVRFRNWLFDARILKQHKFDIPVICVGNITVGGTGKTPHIEYLIELLSSRYRVAVLSRGYKRKRKGFRIVDVDSKPQDVGDEPLQIKQKFPETLVVVDKNRRGAIEKIRSIDAEERPQVILLDDGFQHRHVSPSLSILLVDSNRPVYEDKLLPAGYLREPLRGKDRASIVIVTKCSRDMQPIDFRIYENGLDLYPYQDLYFTTFDYGNLMPVFPQLQQETLEPDDLRKKHVFLVTGIASPQPLVEKLELKTYNLYPIFFPDHHFFNKEDIRKITDEMETLDVDEDDKIIVTTEKDAIRFRALSFLDENIKRRIYYIPVRVQFMKKREKESFNKKINKHVRSNQTNSRLSKK from the coding sequence ATGGAATTACCTCCTCCCAATATTCGTCGCTCACTACTGCCACTTTCGTGGCTGTACGGGCTGGGTGTAAGGTTCCGGAACTGGCTTTTTGACGCAAGGATACTGAAACAGCATAAGTTCGACATTCCGGTTATTTGCGTCGGGAACATCACCGTGGGGGGTACTGGCAAGACTCCCCATATCGAATATCTGATTGAACTCTTGTCGTCGAGATACAGGGTGGCAGTCCTGAGTAGGGGTTACAAGCGTAAAAGAAAAGGGTTCAGGATTGTAGATGTGGACTCGAAACCTCAGGATGTGGGTGATGAGCCACTCCAGATAAAGCAGAAATTTCCCGAAACACTTGTTGTGGTGGACAAGAACCGGAGAGGCGCCATTGAAAAGATCCGCTCCATCGATGCAGAGGAGCGTCCGCAGGTGATTCTGTTGGACGACGGTTTTCAACACCGCCACGTCTCCCCTTCCCTCTCCATTCTGCTGGTCGACAGTAATCGTCCGGTATATGAGGACAAGCTCCTCCCGGCAGGATATCTGCGAGAACCATTACGGGGAAAGGATCGCGCTTCGATCGTCATCGTCACCAAGTGCAGCCGTGATATGCAACCCATCGACTTCCGTATCTATGAAAACGGTCTAGACCTCTATCCCTATCAGGATCTCTACTTTACCACTTTCGATTATGGGAACTTGATGCCGGTCTTTCCCCAGTTGCAGCAGGAGACACTGGAACCAGACGATTTACGTAAAAAACATGTATTTCTGGTTACCGGAATTGCCTCCCCTCAACCGTTGGTGGAAAAACTGGAGTTGAAAACCTACAACCTCTATCCGATCTTCTTCCCCGATCACCACTTCTTCAATAAGGAAGACATCAGGAAGATAACCGATGAAATGGAGACACTGGATGTGGACGAGGACGACAAGATAATTGTAACCACCGAGAAAGATGCCATCCGTTTCAGGGCATTGTCTTTTCTGGATGAAAATATAAAACGGAGAATCTACTATATTCCGGTTAGAGTACAATTCATGAAAAAAAGAGAAAAAGAGTCATTCAATAAAAAAATCAACAAACATGTTAGAAGCAATCAAACAAACAGCCGATTATCTAAAAAATAG
- the sppA gene encoding signal peptide peptidase SppA, translating to MKDFFKMMFASALGFIIASLIFSLVSMLVMFALMGSLMGSFGKQDTFVLQENSVLNLRLEGTVQERIAENDPFIELIGGVPSAMGLNDIIGAIRKAKNNDKIKGIYLDTRIFAASNATLAEIRQELEDFKESGKFIVAYADTYTQSGYYLASVADKVAINPQGMLDIHGLSSILLFYKDALEKMGVGIQLFKVGTYKSFAESFTQTEMSDANREQITSFINDIWNNMKNEMAASRKLEPAQIDSIANQFPMLRKTDFLLASNLVDTLLYESEMKQYLRELLGVDADEKIPSATVAEMRSVKTTPAIRKSTNSIALLYATGNIMSGNRSSGIQDKYYVNEIEKLRKDKNIKAVVFRINSGGGSAYASEQIWKAISDLKSEKPVVVSMGDVAASGGYYIACNANKIVAQPTTITGSIGIFGMFPNFSGTFNKLGINSDVVKTNDFSDFGNPSRAFNEREAAMMQAYVDNGYDIFLTRCAEGRGIAKDSLAKFAEGRVWTGNQAKEIGLVDELGGVDEAVRIAADLANLGKSYAVFEYPKAKSPLEEIFSKGKEELAAKTLKSYLGESYELFTLLKGIKEQDYIQARIPFELNIN from the coding sequence ATGAAAGATTTTTTTAAAATGATGTTTGCATCTGCATTGGGCTTCATCATTGCGAGTCTCATATTCTCGCTCGTCTCAATGCTGGTCATGTTTGCCCTGATGGGCTCCTTGATGGGCTCTTTCGGCAAACAGGATACATTTGTGTTACAGGAAAACTCCGTATTAAATCTGAGACTTGAAGGCACCGTACAGGAACGAATTGCAGAAAATGATCCTTTCATTGAGCTGATTGGTGGCGTACCATCAGCAATGGGTCTGAACGATATCATTGGAGCCATCCGCAAGGCCAAGAATAACGACAAGATAAAAGGGATCTACCTCGATACCCGGATTTTTGCAGCATCCAACGCCACACTGGCCGAAATACGTCAGGAGCTGGAAGATTTCAAGGAGAGCGGAAAGTTCATCGTGGCCTATGCCGATACCTACACCCAGAGCGGCTATTACCTGGCCTCTGTCGCCGACAAGGTTGCGATCAATCCACAGGGAATGCTCGACATTCACGGCCTCTCATCGATTCTCCTCTTTTACAAGGATGCGTTGGAAAAGATGGGGGTAGGAATCCAGTTATTCAAGGTGGGAACCTACAAGTCGTTTGCCGAGTCCTTTACGCAGACCGAGATGAGTGACGCCAACCGGGAACAGATCACCTCATTCATCAACGATATCTGGAACAACATGAAAAACGAGATGGCCGCTTCCAGGAAACTGGAGCCAGCCCAGATCGACTCTATCGCCAACCAGTTTCCGATGCTCAGGAAAACCGATTTCCTGCTGGCGTCAAATCTGGTTGACACTCTCCTCTATGAAAGCGAAATGAAGCAGTACCTGCGGGAACTTCTCGGAGTAGATGCTGACGAGAAAATTCCTTCGGCAACGGTAGCAGAGATGAGGTCGGTAAAAACGACACCTGCCATCAGGAAATCTACCAACTCCATCGCACTGCTCTACGCCACGGGGAACATCATGTCCGGTAACCGTTCATCGGGTATTCAGGATAAATACTATGTAAACGAGATTGAAAAACTCCGGAAAGACAAGAACATCAAAGCGGTTGTCTTCCGCATCAATTCTGGAGGCGGAAGCGCATACGCTTCGGAACAGATATGGAAAGCCATCTCCGATTTGAAATCTGAAAAGCCGGTGGTTGTATCGATGGGAGATGTCGCAGCTTCTGGCGGCTACTATATCGCTTGCAATGCCAACAAGATTGTGGCTCAACCCACCACCATAACAGGTTCTATCGGTATATTCGGCATGTTCCCCAATTTCAGCGGGACCTTCAATAAACTGGGAATCAATTCTGATGTAGTCAAGACCAACGATTTTTCCGATTTTGGCAACCCATCCCGGGCGTTCAATGAACGGGAGGCGGCCATGATGCAGGCTTATGTGGACAACGGGTACGACATCTTCCTGACCCGCTGTGCGGAGGGTCGTGGAATAGCCAAAGATAGCCTGGCAAAATTTGCCGAAGGTCGTGTATGGACCGGGAATCAGGCGAAGGAGATCGGGCTGGTAGATGAGCTGGGTGGCGTGGATGAGGCCGTACGCATTGCTGCAGACCTGGCCAATCTGGGCAAGAGTTATGCCGTTTTCGAGTATCCGAAGGCCAAATCTCCGCTCGAGGAAATTTTCAGCAAGGGCAAGGAGGAACTGGCTGCCAAAACGCTGAAGAGCTACCTTGGAGAGAGCTATGAGCTGTTTACGCTCTTGAAGGGGATCAAGGAGCAGGATTATATCCAGGCCCGCATCCCCTTTGAGTTGAACATCAACTGA
- a CDS encoding RNA polymerase sigma factor codes for MDDSQLIAACKKQNRSAQKALYELYAPKMMAVCMRYCKDNETARDLLHDGFLQVFTQIGSYAGKGSFEGWLRRIFVNLALENYRKEKKRLDFLNDYGKENEDFLDAPEDDCLEVGDVPRQELLDIIRGMPEGYRTVFNMVVFEDMPHKEIAAMLGITENASRSQYFRAKTFLQNKVQSIMKKKYI; via the coding sequence ATGGATGATTCGCAACTGATAGCAGCATGTAAGAAGCAGAACCGTAGTGCCCAAAAGGCATTATACGAGTTGTACGCTCCTAAGATGATGGCTGTCTGTATGCGATATTGCAAAGATAATGAGACTGCTCGCGATCTTCTCCATGACGGTTTTCTGCAGGTTTTTACACAGATTGGCTCTTATGCGGGCAAGGGTTCTTTTGAAGGTTGGTTGCGCCGGATTTTCGTGAATCTGGCTCTTGAGAATTATCGAAAGGAGAAAAAGAGACTTGATTTCTTGAACGATTACGGAAAAGAGAATGAAGATTTTTTAGATGCTCCGGAGGATGACTGCCTCGAGGTAGGAGACGTTCCCCGGCAAGAGTTGCTGGATATAATTCGTGGAATGCCAGAAGGTTACAGAACGGTGTTTAATATGGTAGTCTTTGAAGATATGCCACATAAGGAGATAGCTGCCATGCTGGGCATAACGGAGAATGCTTCTCGGTCGCAATATTTCAGGGCCAAGACTTTTCTACAAAACAAGGTGCAATCGATAATGAAGAAGAAATACATATGA
- a CDS encoding porin family protein: MNEEDIFKEQLRSVFSDYEVPVPSDGWERLEQSLDSLQRTRIVRRNWFIGSAAATVAILLGSLFFFNLPKPIEPNVHPVLAEEMTSGEIKIPDMQQEIEVARSEFPVRQRAGGGRQEVLIAKYTEREATKSQIASDKPEHPEQMVVDDQIEDLHADNDAVTARSRIAQPDPEEIERLVKEFEHAGKATAFEGLSLEEENKKPMTLAINAKGGLTSSRKIVNSPMTLRSTSAAGPSEMAYAALPLNTMSVADNVAQMVHDQPVSIGLTISRSIVDRLSVETGVVYTYLFSRAKNTSVDFQNQETQLFHYLGIPVNLNYNFVNIGRLGMFASFGGMVEKDIYGEFRKREQSVSKELNSTAQGVISTKISQKNPQISVNAGVGLFYPIYGGFNLYGKIGGAYYFDAGNYDYRTIYTDKKIVFDLNAGIRFDF; the protein is encoded by the coding sequence ATGAACGAAGAAGATATATTTAAAGAACAGCTCAGGTCAGTTTTCAGCGATTATGAGGTTCCGGTGCCCTCCGATGGTTGGGAGAGACTGGAGCAATCGCTCGACAGCTTGCAGCGGACCAGAATAGTTCGCCGCAACTGGTTTATCGGTTCGGCTGCTGCTACTGTAGCCATACTCCTGGGAAGTCTCTTCTTTTTTAACCTGCCAAAGCCGATTGAACCGAATGTTCATCCTGTTCTGGCGGAAGAGATGACATCTGGTGAGATAAAGATACCCGATATGCAACAAGAGATTGAGGTAGCCAGATCTGAATTTCCGGTGAGGCAGAGAGCGGGCGGTGGTAGACAGGAGGTGTTGATTGCCAAATATACCGAAAGGGAGGCAACTAAATCGCAGATCGCAAGCGATAAGCCTGAACATCCGGAGCAAATGGTTGTTGATGATCAGATTGAAGATCTTCATGCCGATAATGACGCTGTGACTGCGAGATCACGTATTGCCCAACCCGACCCAGAAGAGATAGAACGGCTCGTCAAGGAGTTTGAGCATGCCGGAAAGGCCACCGCTTTCGAAGGTCTCTCACTCGAAGAGGAGAATAAGAAGCCGATGACGTTGGCAATCAATGCGAAAGGAGGGCTGACATCCTCCAGGAAAATAGTAAACAGTCCCATGACCCTTCGCAGTACATCAGCTGCCGGACCATCAGAGATGGCCTATGCAGCCTTGCCATTGAATACCATGAGTGTTGCGGATAATGTGGCCCAGATGGTACACGATCAGCCCGTATCTATCGGCCTTACCATCTCCAGGAGCATTGTCGACCGGCTATCGGTTGAAACCGGTGTGGTATACACCTACCTCTTCTCCCGGGCAAAAAATACCAGCGTCGATTTTCAAAACCAGGAGACGCAGCTTTTCCACTACCTTGGTATCCCTGTCAACCTGAATTACAATTTTGTGAATATCGGAAGGCTGGGTATGTTTGCATCGTTTGGAGGGATGGTAGAAAAAGATATCTACGGTGAATTCAGGAAGAGAGAACAGAGTGTTTCCAAGGAGTTGAACAGTACGGCTCAGGGCGTTATCAGTACCAAAATCAGTCAGAAGAACCCGCAGATCTCGGTAAATGCCGGGGTAGGGCTCTTCTATCCCATTTACGGGGGATTTAACCTGTATGGCAAGATTGGCGGGGCTTACTACTTCGATGCAGGAAATTACGATTATAGAACGATATATACCGACAAAAAGATTGTCTTCGATCTCAATGCCGGTATCCGGTTTGACTTTTAA